The Parvibaculaceae bacterium PLY_AMNH_Bact1 genome window below encodes:
- the acs gene encoding acetate--CoA ligase (Derived by automated computational analysis using gene prediction method: Protein Homology. GO_function: GO:0003987 - acetate-CoA ligase activity [Evidence IEA]; GO_process: GO:0019427 - acetyl-CoA biosynthetic process from acetate [Evidence IEA]) → MTDTAIFPVSAEWAGRAHLDAAGYQKMYDASLADPEGFWREQGQRIDWIKPYTKIKDVSYDKDNLHVKWFEDGTLNASVNCIDRHLATKADQTAIIWEGDEPTDDKKITYRELHEEVCRFANVLKAQGINKGDRVTIYMPMIVEAAYAMLACTRIGAVHSVVFGGFSPDALAGRIIDCDSNCVITADEGVRGGRKIPLKANTDEAVAQCPGVKSVIVVERTASGVPMKGGRDIWYHEAAASVSADCPPEEMNAEDPLFILYTSGSTGKPKGVMHTTGGYMVYASITHQYVFDYHDGDIYWCTADVGWVTGHSYILYGPLANGATTLMFEGVPNYPDASRFWQVCDKHQVNIFYTAPTAIRALMAEGEGPVKATSRSSLRLLGSVGEPINPEAWLWYHDTVGDGRSPIVDTWWQTETGGILITPLPGAIDQKPGSATKPFFGVRPVIVDNEGNELDGATEGNLCIADSWPGQMRTVYGDHERFASTYFVQFPGMYFTGDGCRRDEDGYYWITGRVDDVLNVSGHRMGTAEVESALVSHAHVAEAAVVGYPHDIKGQGIYAYVTLNAGEIPTDELRKELVQWVRKEIGPIASPDLIQWAPGLPKTRSGKIMRRILRKIAENEFSNLGDTSTLADPSVVEDLIENRQNR, encoded by the coding sequence ATGACAGACACCGCAATTTTCCCCGTGAGCGCAGAATGGGCCGGTCGGGCCCATCTAGACGCCGCCGGCTACCAGAAGATGTACGATGCCAGCCTCGCCGACCCGGAAGGGTTTTGGCGCGAACAGGGCCAGAGGATCGACTGGATCAAACCCTATACAAAAATCAAGGACGTCTCCTACGACAAAGACAACCTCCACGTGAAATGGTTTGAAGACGGAACCCTGAATGCCAGCGTGAACTGTATCGACAGGCACCTGGCGACGAAAGCCGATCAGACCGCCATCATCTGGGAAGGCGACGAACCAACTGACGACAAGAAGATCACCTACCGTGAATTACACGAAGAGGTCTGCAGGTTCGCCAATGTCCTGAAAGCCCAAGGCATAAACAAGGGGGACCGCGTCACCATCTACATGCCGATGATTGTAGAGGCCGCCTATGCCATGTTGGCCTGCACGCGCATTGGTGCCGTCCACTCAGTCGTCTTTGGCGGCTTTTCGCCGGACGCCCTTGCAGGCCGTATCATCGATTGCGACTCCAACTGCGTAATTACCGCTGATGAAGGTGTGCGTGGCGGTCGGAAGATTCCCCTCAAAGCAAACACCGATGAGGCCGTCGCCCAATGCCCTGGCGTTAAGTCTGTAATCGTCGTAGAGCGCACAGCGTCTGGCGTACCGATGAAGGGCGGCAGAGATATCTGGTATCATGAGGCCGCCGCATCCGTCAGCGCCGACTGCCCGCCTGAAGAGATGAACGCGGAAGACCCGCTCTTCATTCTCTATACGTCAGGCTCAACGGGGAAACCCAAAGGTGTCATGCACACGACTGGTGGCTATATGGTCTACGCCTCCATCACCCACCAGTATGTGTTCGACTATCATGATGGAGACATCTATTGGTGCACCGCCGACGTTGGGTGGGTGACCGGCCACAGCTACATCCTCTATGGACCACTCGCCAATGGCGCAACCACGCTCATGTTTGAGGGCGTGCCCAACTATCCAGATGCCTCTCGCTTCTGGCAGGTCTGTGACAAGCATCAGGTCAACATCTTCTACACAGCCCCCACCGCCATTCGAGCCTTAATGGCAGAAGGCGAAGGACCGGTGAAAGCGACCAGCCGATCCTCTCTGAGGCTCTTAGGCTCCGTGGGCGAACCGATCAATCCCGAAGCCTGGCTCTGGTACCATGACACTGTGGGCGACGGTCGCTCTCCTATTGTCGATACATGGTGGCAGACAGAGACCGGCGGCATTCTGATCACGCCTCTGCCTGGTGCCATCGATCAGAAACCTGGCTCCGCCACCAAACCTTTCTTCGGCGTGCGTCCCGTCATTGTTGATAATGAGGGCAATGAACTCGACGGAGCCACTGAGGGCAATCTCTGCATCGCAGACAGTTGGCCAGGCCAGATGCGAACTGTTTATGGAGACCATGAACGCTTTGCCAGCACATACTTTGTTCAGTTCCCGGGCATGTATTTTACCGGCGACGGCTGCCGGCGCGACGAGGACGGCTATTATTGGATCACTGGCCGCGTCGATGATGTGCTGAACGTCTCCGGTCACCGGATGGGGACGGCGGAGGTCGAAAGCGCCCTCGTGTCCCACGCACACGTGGCAGAGGCCGCCGTCGTTGGCTACCCTCACGACATTAAGGGCCAAGGCATCTATGCCTATGTCACTTTGAACGCGGGCGAAATACCGACTGACGAGCTTCGGAAAGAACTTGTCCAGTGGGTACGCAAAGAAATCGGACCAATCGCAAGCCCCGATCTCATCCAGTGGGCGCCAGGTCTTCCTAAAACACGTTCGGGCAAAATCATGCGGCGCATTCTGCGCAAGATTGCCGAGAACGAATTCTCGAATCTGGGCGACACGTCCACCCTGGCAGACCCGAGCGTGGTTGAAGATCTGATTGAGAATCGGCAAAACCGCTGA
- a CDS encoding PAS domain-containing protein (Derived by automated computational analysis using gene prediction method: Protein Homology.) — translation MDLKTEGARKLLAYWDGQKGDGRLPATADLDLVDLAPILSKMVIYEHDGNDFTVRFFGTEMVRRLGVDLTGTKTSIFIDQPFGKLIIDHLTQVIDGPAMQTLEYHSQTNEGPVLEIEHIMLPWANEKGEAQCVLSHVTRTSGEDATLTLKLEESFIGLINLQTVSL, via the coding sequence ATGGATTTAAAAACAGAGGGCGCACGGAAACTCCTGGCCTACTGGGACGGCCAGAAGGGTGATGGCCGTTTGCCCGCAACGGCTGACCTGGATCTGGTCGACCTCGCGCCGATCCTGTCGAAAATGGTGATCTACGAACACGACGGAAATGACTTCACCGTGCGTTTCTTCGGAACCGAGATGGTGCGCCGCCTCGGCGTCGATCTAACCGGGACAAAAACCTCTATCTTCATCGACCAGCCCTTTGGCAAACTGATCATCGACCATCTCACCCAGGTCATCGACGGCCCGGCAATGCAGACCTTGGAATACCATTCCCAGACAAACGAAGGCCCGGTGTTGGAGATCGAACATATCATGTTGCCCTGGGCCAACGAGAAGGGGGAAGCTCAATGTGTGCTGTCACATGTCACCCGCACGTCAGGTGAAGATGCAACGCTCACCCTGAAGCTGGAAGAAAGCTTCATCGGCCTCATCAATCTGCAGACCGTCAGCCTCTAA
- a CDS encoding thermonuclease family protein (Derived by automated computational analysis using gene prediction method: Protein Homology.), whose amino-acid sequence MAATPAAMGAEVLAGPIPAKLTRVIDGDTVVVRARIWLGQDIEVAVRLTGIDAPELRSRCPEERFQAEAAAAHLVPLEGTEISLRNVRSDKFGGRVQAEVYHVEMGALGASLVKAGLARPYLGGHRGSWCSELAVRG is encoded by the coding sequence TTGGCAGCGACCCCGGCGGCGATGGGAGCTGAGGTTCTAGCTGGGCCGATCCCTGCAAAGCTGACGCGTGTGATCGATGGAGACACTGTTGTCGTTCGCGCGCGGATTTGGCTTGGTCAGGATATTGAGGTTGCTGTGCGGCTGACAGGGATCGACGCGCCGGAACTCAGAAGCAGGTGTCCTGAGGAACGTTTTCAAGCTGAAGCCGCCGCTGCTCATCTGGTGCCTCTTGAAGGGACCGAGATCTCGCTTAGGAATGTTCGAAGCGATAAGTTTGGTGGGCGCGTTCAGGCTGAGGTGTATCACGTCGAGATGGGCGCCCTCGGTGCATCACTTGTGAAGGCGGGGTTGGCACGGCCCTATCTGGGAGGGCACCGGGGCAGCTGGTGTTCTGAACTCGCTGTTAGAGGCTGA
- a CDS encoding DUF1674 domain-containing protein (Derived by automated computational analysis using gene prediction method: Protein Homology.): MSDEKIQKTLSETAKRALAEAAARRAKAKPEAHRPRELLGREGPEPTRYGDWEHKGLISDF; encoded by the coding sequence ATGTCAGATGAAAAAATTCAGAAGACCTTAAGCGAGACAGCAAAGCGCGCCCTTGCTGAAGCCGCCGCCCGCCGGGCGAAAGCAAAGCCTGAGGCACATCGGCCGCGCGAATTGCTAGGGCGAGAAGGCCCTGAGCCGACCCGGTATGGGGATTGGGAGCATAAAGGCCTGATCAGCGACTTTTAG
- the htpX gene encoding zinc metalloprotease HtpX (Derived by automated computational analysis using gene prediction method: Protein Homology.) has product MNMTKTAILLAAMTALFMGIGFMIGGEAGAAIAFLIAAGMNVFAYWNSDKMVLRMHGAREVTEREAPNYVRLVQRLAENANLPMPRTYIIETAQPNAFATGRNPENAAVAATTGLLNMLTPEELAGVMAHELAHIKNRDTLTMTVTATLAGAISMLANFALFFGNNRNNVGGLIGTLAIMILAPMAAALVQMAISRTREYSADQLGAEICGRPMWLASALQRIENGASRIDNDAAERNPATAHMFIINPLHAHKRDSLFSTHPATTNRVKKLKAMAGMSSQEGPWS; this is encoded by the coding sequence ATGAACATGACAAAAACCGCGATCCTTCTCGCTGCAATGACGGCGCTCTTTATGGGGATCGGGTTCATGATCGGGGGAGAGGCGGGCGCTGCCATCGCATTTCTGATCGCCGCAGGCATGAATGTGTTCGCCTATTGGAACTCAGACAAAATGGTGTTGCGCATGCATGGTGCGCGCGAAGTAACCGAAAGGGAAGCGCCAAACTATGTCCGCCTGGTCCAGCGGCTCGCCGAAAACGCCAACCTTCCCATGCCGCGTACTTACATTATTGAAACAGCTCAACCAAACGCTTTTGCAACCGGCCGCAATCCAGAAAATGCCGCCGTCGCCGCAACAACCGGATTGCTCAACATGCTGACCCCTGAAGAGCTTGCAGGTGTCATGGCTCACGAACTGGCGCATATCAAAAACCGCGACACCCTCACCATGACGGTCACCGCCACACTTGCAGGTGCCATTTCCATGTTGGCAAACTTCGCCCTCTTCTTTGGGAACAATCGGAACAATGTCGGCGGGCTCATCGGCACGCTCGCGATCATGATTTTGGCCCCCATGGCTGCCGCCCTCGTACAGATGGCCATCAGTCGCACGCGCGAATACAGCGCTGATCAGCTCGGCGCCGAGATATGCGGCCGCCCCATGTGGCTTGCCTCAGCTTTACAACGCATAGAGAACGGCGCCAGCCGCATCGACAATGACGCGGCTGAGAGGAATCCGGCGACCGCACACATGTTCATCATCAACCCGCTCCATGCCCATAAACGCGACAGCCTGTTTTCCACACACCCTGCCACGACCAACCGGGTTAAAAAACTGAAAGCAATGGCGGGCATGTCCTCTCAAGAGGGACCCTGGAGCTAA
- a CDS encoding sensor domain-containing diguanylate cyclase (Derived by automated computational analysis using gene prediction method: Protein Homology.): MSGHNDSLFRDLFNHSFDAQWILSADMHIEHANAAAASLTGYGVEELMGKPLSLLLPPKVANYHDGYVAHYNEHGETQGVLGQPRRFEILARDGSLIPIQLKAFRLGGADDKRMFGATMVDLRTQVLLEQEQLHTMAQLKRLALIDPLTELWNRRAFDDALDRQCALVSRHHSAAALAVIDIDYFKQVNDTYGHAAGDRVLQQLAAHLKKIVRKEDMCARLGGEEFGVLMPACDPTSAVVVIERALQRVATDRFDLDDGRAVSVSFSAGIAAIETDVVAGALLEHADAAMYQAKSNGRARVEMWAPDTVTAVARG; this comes from the coding sequence ATGTCTGGTCATAACGACTCTCTATTTCGCGATTTGTTCAACCACTCGTTTGACGCGCAGTGGATATTGAGCGCTGACATGCATATTGAGCATGCAAACGCGGCTGCGGCCTCACTCACGGGCTATGGGGTGGAGGAGCTGATGGGCAAGCCTTTGTCTCTCCTGTTGCCGCCAAAGGTTGCGAATTACCATGATGGATATGTGGCGCATTATAACGAACATGGTGAGACGCAAGGGGTGTTGGGTCAGCCGCGCCGGTTTGAAATTCTGGCGCGGGACGGATCGCTCATCCCAATTCAACTGAAGGCATTTCGACTTGGCGGTGCAGACGACAAGCGCATGTTTGGCGCCACCATGGTCGATTTACGCACGCAGGTTCTTCTTGAACAGGAACAGCTGCATACGATGGCGCAGCTCAAGCGCCTTGCTCTCATTGATCCGTTAACGGAGCTATGGAATCGCCGTGCCTTTGACGATGCGCTCGATCGCCAATGTGCGCTGGTCTCTCGACATCATAGTGCTGCAGCGCTTGCGGTGATTGATATCGACTATTTTAAGCAGGTCAACGATACCTACGGGCATGCGGCTGGCGACAGAGTGCTTCAGCAGCTTGCGGCGCATCTGAAGAAGATTGTCCGAAAGGAAGATATGTGCGCGCGCCTTGGAGGTGAAGAGTTTGGTGTTCTGATGCCTGCCTGTGACCCAACATCAGCGGTTGTCGTCATTGAGCGGGCGCTTCAGCGGGTCGCGACAGACCGCTTTGACCTCGATGATGGCCGTGCTGTCTCCGTAAGCTTTAGTGCGGGGATCGCGGCGATTGAGACTGATGTCGTTGCAGGTGCTCTGCTTGAGCATGCGGATGCGGCTATGTATCAGGCAAAGAGCAATGGGCGCGCGCGCGTAGAGATGTGGGCGCCAGACACTGTTACTGCTGTCGCTCGTGGTTAG
- a CDS encoding MFS transporter (Derived by automated computational analysis using gene prediction method: Protein Homology.), which produces MTSKAPTRSKQNNSPKSDGTGARRAAAAVLQSVLDKGETLETALNRELSAKDLAHHPSDRAFARAISTTALRRLGQIDAVLDAMLDKSLPEKAAFAMALLRGGTAELLFLGSAAHAAVNCAVELTNSNKHTRPYRGLMNAILRRVTREGADIIKAQEAGQETGHGAGMTNTPYWAWRSWELAYGPETAGAIADAHLAEPPLDLSVKSDPEGWAKTLSGTRLPTGSIRLSHPGRIEELPGYADGDWWVQDAATALPHRLLGDVAGEDVLDLCAAPGGKTLALAAAGAIVTAVDRAGGRLERLKENLTRTKLSADVVKADLTDWAPSRKWKKILLDAPCSATGTARRHPDVLRSKKGEDITSLAPVQATLLAKSAEWLEPGGTLIYCTCSLEPLEGPAQAALFLKNNPAFKRVPITPDEIGGLSECITPEGDLRTLPCHLGDQGGMDGFYAVRLTFVG; this is translated from the coding sequence ATGACATCCAAAGCTCCAACGAGATCAAAGCAGAACAACTCACCAAAATCCGATGGAACGGGCGCACGACGTGCGGCAGCTGCTGTGCTTCAATCCGTGCTGGACAAGGGTGAAACGCTGGAAACAGCCCTCAATCGGGAGCTTAGCGCCAAAGATCTAGCCCACCACCCAAGTGATCGGGCATTTGCCCGGGCAATTTCCACCACAGCGCTCAGACGCCTTGGGCAGATCGATGCTGTCCTTGATGCCATGCTCGATAAATCCCTCCCAGAGAAAGCCGCCTTTGCCATGGCGCTCTTACGCGGAGGCACTGCAGAACTGCTCTTTCTAGGGTCTGCCGCCCACGCAGCGGTGAACTGCGCGGTTGAACTCACCAACTCTAACAAACACACCCGGCCCTATCGCGGATTGATGAACGCCATCCTGCGCCGCGTGACCCGGGAGGGCGCGGACATCATTAAAGCTCAGGAAGCCGGCCAAGAAACTGGCCATGGCGCTGGAATGACCAACACGCCCTATTGGGCATGGCGCAGCTGGGAGCTTGCCTATGGTCCCGAAACCGCAGGCGCCATCGCCGATGCTCATCTGGCAGAACCTCCGCTCGATCTTTCAGTGAAATCTGATCCAGAAGGCTGGGCAAAAACGCTGAGCGGGACACGCCTCCCAACAGGAAGCATCCGCCTTTCCCACCCCGGCCGAATTGAAGAATTGCCTGGGTATGCGGACGGAGACTGGTGGGTACAGGACGCCGCCACAGCCCTTCCCCACAGGCTTCTGGGTGATGTTGCCGGTGAAGACGTACTTGATCTCTGTGCCGCACCCGGCGGCAAAACATTGGCCCTTGCCGCCGCCGGCGCCATAGTCACAGCAGTTGATCGCGCAGGAGGCCGATTGGAGCGTCTAAAGGAAAATCTTACCCGCACAAAACTCAGCGCCGATGTCGTGAAAGCCGATCTGACGGATTGGGCACCAAGCCGAAAGTGGAAAAAAATCCTCCTGGATGCCCCCTGTTCCGCAACCGGCACCGCAAGACGTCATCCAGACGTTCTGCGCTCAAAGAAGGGAGAGGACATAACAAGCCTTGCCCCTGTCCAGGCGACACTGCTTGCTAAATCAGCAGAGTGGTTGGAGCCGGGCGGGACGCTGATCTATTGCACCTGCTCCCTTGAACCGCTTGAGGGTCCGGCTCAGGCCGCCCTCTTCCTCAAGAACAACCCTGCTTTCAAGCGAGTCCCGATCACACCTGACGAGATCGGCGGCCTGTCTGAATGCATCACGCCGGAGGGCGACCTGCGCACCCTTCCATGCCATCTGGGTGACCAGGGGGGCATGGACGGATTTTATGCGGTTCGCCTTACTTTTGTCGGGTAG
- the rpe gene encoding ribulose-phosphate 3-epimerase (Derived by automated computational analysis using gene prediction method: Protein Homology. GO_function: GO:0004750 - D-ribulose-phosphate 3-epimerase activity [Evidence IEA]; GO_process: GO:0006098 - pentose-phosphate shunt [Evidence IEA]) codes for MANSVKISPSVLAADFARLGEEVSAISTAGADYIHIDVMDGHFVPNITIGPDVVKALKPHSDKPFDVHLMIAPVDPYVDAFADAGADIITFHPEAGAHVHRTVQMIKARGLKAGLSLNPATPVAVLDEILEDLDLVLVMSVNPGFGGQSFIESQLRKIETIRKRIEETGKKIELEVDGGVNFDTAPKVISAGADVLVAGTATFKGGPSAYAENIATLRKRP; via the coding sequence ATGGCAAATTCTGTAAAAATTTCCCCGTCAGTTCTGGCAGCGGATTTCGCGCGTCTCGGCGAAGAGGTGAGCGCCATCTCAACGGCAGGCGCTGACTACATTCATATCGACGTGATGGACGGTCACTTCGTGCCCAACATCACCATCGGGCCCGATGTGGTGAAGGCACTGAAGCCGCATTCCGACAAACCGTTTGATGTGCATCTGATGATCGCGCCGGTTGATCCTTATGTCGATGCTTTCGCAGATGCGGGTGCTGACATCATCACGTTCCACCCGGAAGCCGGCGCTCACGTTCACCGGACCGTGCAGATGATCAAGGCACGAGGCCTCAAAGCCGGACTGTCTCTTAATCCCGCAACACCCGTCGCTGTGCTGGACGAAATTCTGGAGGATCTCGATCTGGTTCTGGTGATGAGTGTAAACCCCGGGTTCGGTGGCCAATCCTTCATCGAAAGTCAGCTTCGGAAGATTGAAACCATCCGTAAGCGGATCGAAGAGACCGGCAAGAAAATCGAGCTGGAAGTTGATGGCGGTGTAAATTTTGACACCGCCCCCAAGGTCATTTCAGCCGGAGCTGACGTTCTCGTCGCTGGCACTGCAACTTTCAAGGGTGGTCCTTCCGCCTATGCTGAGAACATTGCGACGCTTCGCAAGCGGCCCTAA
- a CDS encoding heparinase II/III family protein (Derived by automated computational analysis using gene prediction method: Protein Homology. GO_function: GO:0016829 - lyase activity [Evidence IEA]), whose amino-acid sequence MSEKSQASHPVPRRQERHILNPGNRLSDLTLAALRRTADLSLTAIYSTWPYRQTLRGPMPDTIIYYPKDLRPGRVDKADALFQGRYDLPGGQVRTNGLSPFDVEAPSETWTEELHGFSWVRHFSAAGGNAARAHARGLVQSWIATSGQWHDIGWRPHVIGRRLTSWAANGGLLMEESDLIYRSTLLRNMAKQARHLARTVMWAPAGEQRLTAAIGLAFSGLCLSEGGKRLRKGLDLVGHELTQQILPDGGHISRNPAAQLSILLDLVSLRDALVAQGHGVPQPIRNAVDRMMPMLRFFKHGDGKLALFNGADEGPDGAVEAALAEDDAKGKPFGFAPHSGYQRMSAGPTYVTVDTGPPPPGAYSHSAHAGCLSFEMSVGRCRLVTNCGATRILGADWHAASRATAAHSTLVLNDTSSARFTQGALSRILLGSRLMEGPARVESRRNESEDGIWLDAAHDGYRKLFGFVHRRRLFLSESGEDLRGEDSLTRAPEEPSKLMVPFKQASDGGDPASFAIRFHLHPEARASLAHDKSNVLVLLPNGDGWQFRARVENGKSSITLEESVYLGAADRTRRSEQIVVTGEAFREEATVHWAWRRLSTTGKASKTEAEEPELPALPAEVPGIPEETVQVPTDSKKGTPEQSGQQDSE is encoded by the coding sequence ATGAGCGAGAAATCCCAAGCTTCTCATCCCGTCCCTCGCAGACAGGAACGGCACATTCTCAATCCGGGCAACCGATTGAGTGATCTCACTCTGGCAGCGCTGCGCCGCACAGCTGACCTCAGCCTGACGGCAATTTACAGCACGTGGCCCTATCGCCAGACACTGCGCGGGCCTATGCCCGATACAATCATCTACTACCCCAAGGACCTGCGGCCAGGGCGCGTCGACAAAGCCGACGCCCTTTTCCAAGGGCGATATGACCTGCCAGGCGGACAGGTGAGAACAAACGGCCTCTCCCCCTTCGACGTCGAAGCGCCAAGCGAAACCTGGACAGAGGAACTCCATGGGTTTTCCTGGGTGCGCCATTTCTCTGCTGCCGGTGGCAACGCTGCCCGCGCGCACGCACGAGGGCTTGTCCAAAGCTGGATCGCAACATCTGGACAATGGCACGACATTGGCTGGCGTCCCCATGTTATCGGCAGACGCCTAACTTCCTGGGCAGCAAACGGCGGATTGCTCATGGAAGAGTCCGACCTCATCTACCGCTCAACCCTGTTACGCAATATGGCCAAACAGGCGCGTCATCTGGCACGGACCGTCATGTGGGCCCCCGCCGGGGAGCAACGTCTGACGGCCGCCATTGGTCTTGCCTTCTCAGGTCTCTGTCTGTCAGAAGGCGGCAAGCGCTTGCGTAAAGGCCTCGACTTGGTAGGTCACGAACTCACTCAACAAATATTACCCGACGGCGGACATATCAGCCGGAACCCTGCAGCACAGCTGTCCATCCTGCTGGACCTGGTCTCACTCCGCGACGCGCTCGTCGCCCAAGGGCATGGGGTTCCCCAGCCCATCCGCAATGCCGTTGACCGCATGATGCCCATGCTGCGCTTCTTCAAGCACGGCGATGGAAAATTGGCACTCTTCAATGGTGCAGACGAAGGCCCGGACGGCGCAGTGGAAGCAGCACTTGCGGAAGATGACGCAAAAGGCAAGCCCTTCGGCTTTGCGCCCCATTCCGGCTATCAGCGCATGTCCGCTGGCCCTACCTATGTAACCGTGGATACAGGCCCCCCACCCCCCGGGGCCTATTCCCACTCCGCCCATGCAGGGTGCCTCTCATTTGAGATGAGCGTCGGACGCTGCAGGCTCGTCACCAACTGTGGCGCGACCCGCATCCTTGGCGCGGACTGGCATGCGGCAAGCCGCGCAACCGCCGCCCACTCAACTCTAGTCCTAAACGACACCTCATCTGCCCGGTTCACGCAAGGCGCCCTCTCACGCATCCTTCTTGGATCACGCCTTATGGAGGGACCGGCCCGGGTTGAGAGCAGACGGAATGAGAGCGAGGATGGGATTTGGCTCGATGCCGCCCATGATGGCTATCGGAAACTCTTCGGCTTTGTTCATCGCCGGCGGCTGTTTCTGAGCGAAAGCGGAGAAGACCTTCGTGGGGAAGATAGCCTGACCCGCGCACCAGAAGAGCCGTCAAAACTCATGGTGCCGTTCAAACAGGCCTCAGATGGGGGTGATCCCGCCTCTTTTGCAATCCGCTTCCATCTGCATCCCGAAGCCCGTGCCTCGCTTGCCCATGACAAGTCAAATGTGCTCGTCCTGCTTCCAAACGGAGACGGCTGGCAGTTCCGGGCGAGAGTCGAGAATGGAAAAAGCAGCATTACCCTCGAAGAGAGTGTCTATCTAGGCGCTGCGGACAGAACCAGGCGCAGCGAACAGATTGTCGTCACCGGGGAGGCCTTCCGGGAGGAAGCAACCGTCCATTGGGCCTGGCGCCGCCTGTCGACCACTGGAAAGGCAAGCAAAACCGAGGCTGAAGAACCAGAGCTTCCTGCCCTACCAGCCGAGGTGCCGGGCATCCCAGAAGAGACTGTCCAGGTTCCAACTGACAGCAAAAAGGGGACACCTGAGCAATCTGGGCAACAGGACTCGGAATAA